The Streptomyces nitrosporeus genome includes a window with the following:
- a CDS encoding transposase family protein produces MQARGLIMSERRVTGLSTAVIADLVAELGPVWQAIRDAELLDRPRRRAVGAGAKYKLVFVDRLLATLVHLRHGVTHDVLACWFQVDRSTITRAVGEIRPLLADRGCRIEGGLRLRTLADVIAHLGATGQTALMDATEVRVRRPSAHRGGRSRFISGKSRINAMKALVVTDQHGRPLFCGEVRAGSIADITQARDAGLVDLLADTIDLQILADAGYQGLAAQTYGQVVTPPRKRRGKHLEHLQWLMAHHEAARFAHSSARIPVEHGIAHLKNWRALARHHTRRENLPDTIRAVAGLLTDQQATPRTKALALPATPA; encoded by the coding sequence ATGCAGGCGCGTGGGCTGATCATGTCGGAGCGTCGGGTCACGGGCCTTTCAACGGCTGTGATTGCCGATCTGGTAGCGGAGTTGGGGCCGGTCTGGCAGGCCATCAGGGATGCCGAACTGCTCGACCGACCGCGCCGGCGAGCGGTCGGAGCGGGCGCGAAGTACAAGCTGGTCTTCGTCGACCGACTCCTGGCCACACTTGTGCATCTGAGGCACGGCGTTACCCACGACGTGCTGGCCTGCTGGTTCCAGGTGGACCGGTCGACCATCACCCGTGCGGTTGGCGAGATCCGGCCTCTACTGGCCGACCGCGGCTGTCGCATCGAGGGTGGTCTGCGGCTTCGCACGCTTGCCGATGTGATCGCCCATCTTGGCGCCACCGGCCAGACCGCACTGATGGACGCCACCGAGGTCCGAGTCCGTCGCCCAAGCGCACATCGCGGCGGACGCAGCCGGTTCATCTCCGGCAAGAGCCGCATCAACGCCATGAAAGCCCTCGTCGTCACCGACCAGCACGGACGACCACTGTTCTGCGGCGAGGTCCGGGCCGGATCCATCGCCGACATCACCCAAGCCCGTGACGCCGGCCTGGTCGACCTGCTCGCTGACACCATTGACCTGCAGATCCTTGCCGACGCCGGCTATCAGGGCCTCGCGGCGCAAACCTACGGCCAGGTCGTCACCCCGCCACGCAAACGCCGCGGCAAACACCTCGAACACCTGCAATGGCTGATGGCACACCACGAGGCCGCCCGCTTCGCCCACTCCTCAGCCAGAATCCCCGTCGAACACGGCATCGCCCACCTCAAGAACTGGAGGGCCCTCGCCCGGCATCACACCCGGCGAGAGAACCTGCCCGACACCATCCGAGCCGTTGCCGGACTCCTGACCGACCAACAAGCCACCCCCCGCACGAAGGCACTCGCACTGCCCGCCACACCCGCATGA
- a CDS encoding VanZ family protein produces the protein MRTWRRERGGNKKAASDADMPGLPPQAPEEEAPRRGPGRAVRALVALVALAGMVAFAIVLARLTLNASPSSEAFTHSNFTPGSSIRAYLQQPGFVDTAKQLGGNLALGVPFGILLPLFSRRTRGVLRVGLLTVATMLLVELIQGTLITGRAFDVDDVLLNTTGALLGYLLVGRRLGRTVHPRKRPRRLRRPARRRGDGDR, from the coding sequence ATGAGGACATGGAGACGCGAGCGGGGCGGGAACAAGAAGGCGGCGTCGGACGCCGATATGCCCGGTTTACCGCCGCAGGCTCCGGAAGAGGAGGCCCCGCGGCGCGGGCCGGGACGGGCGGTACGGGCGCTGGTGGCACTGGTCGCGCTCGCCGGGATGGTGGCGTTCGCCATCGTCCTGGCGAGACTCACACTGAACGCCTCACCGTCGTCCGAGGCATTCACCCACAGCAATTTCACGCCGGGCAGTTCGATCCGCGCCTACCTCCAGCAACCGGGCTTCGTGGACACAGCCAAACAGCTCGGCGGTAACCTGGCGCTCGGGGTCCCGTTCGGCATCCTCCTTCCGCTGTTCTCACGCAGGACCCGCGGCGTGCTGCGGGTGGGGCTGCTCACCGTTGCGACCATGCTGCTGGTCGAGCTGATCCAGGGAACCCTCATCACTGGGCGCGCCTTCGACGTCGACGACGTCCTGCTCAACACCACCGGCGCTCTGCTCGGCTACCTGCTCGTCGGACGCCGTCTGGGACGCACGGTGCACCCGCGCAAGCGCCCACGCCGGCTACGGCGCCCGGCCCGCCGCAGGGGTGACGGCGACCGGTGA
- a CDS encoding poly-gamma-glutamate hydrolase family protein yields MNLTSRRTLLASVAAAASALPLVNDLAGNGSTAAAAGPAEFASNAALYSSDAYEEGVNWMRRFRCGAPVTLNDYAKDPAAAAPLGVLTSAPVRSTAIIAPHGGGLEAGTTELCLTLAGYDRAEPGTEPEPDTDTPGAVQRDYWMFETLTASLPSPVEPLHVTSTNCDDPAALAVCGNNLYAVSLHGYRPDDEPLAKRILIGGRDQRLIRNLARAFARHGLTSSLGVEVVVAGASSELNGDDPANIVNRTRTGAGAQLETSTELRRAMFGTFGSGSGRRKTAGVASATAPDAPAYWHGFVDAVREAVDRHERGLDSL; encoded by the coding sequence ATGAATCTCACCAGCAGACGCACTCTCCTGGCCTCCGTCGCCGCTGCGGCCTCCGCCCTGCCCCTCGTCAACGACCTCGCGGGGAACGGCAGCACCGCCGCCGCGGCCGGACCGGCCGAGTTCGCCTCGAACGCCGCGCTCTACAGCAGCGACGCCTACGAAGAAGGCGTCAACTGGATGCGCCGCTTCCGCTGCGGCGCCCCGGTGACCCTGAACGACTACGCGAAGGACCCCGCGGCGGCCGCCCCGCTCGGTGTGCTCACGAGCGCCCCCGTCCGCAGCACGGCGATCATCGCCCCGCACGGCGGCGGCCTTGAGGCGGGCACCACCGAACTGTGTCTCACCCTTGCCGGCTACGACCGCGCCGAGCCCGGAACCGAGCCGGAGCCGGACACGGACACCCCGGGTGCGGTGCAGCGTGACTACTGGATGTTCGAGACGCTGACCGCGTCCCTCCCCTCCCCCGTCGAGCCCCTCCACGTCACCTCGACCAACTGCGACGACCCCGCCGCCCTGGCGGTCTGCGGCAACAACCTCTACGCCGTCTCCCTCCACGGCTACAGGCCGGACGACGAACCGCTGGCCAAGCGGATTCTCATAGGCGGCCGGGACCAGCGGCTGATCCGCAACCTGGCACGGGCCTTCGCCCGCCACGGGCTCACCTCCTCGCTGGGAGTCGAGGTGGTCGTCGCGGGCGCCAGCTCCGAGCTGAACGGCGACGACCCGGCCAACATCGTCAATCGCACGCGCACCGGGGCCGGCGCCCAGCTGGAGACGTCCACCGAACTGCGGAGGGCGATGTTCGGCACGTTCGGCAGCGGCTCCGGCCGCCGGAAGACCGCCGGTGTGGCCTCCGCCACCGCGCCCGACGCCCCCGCGTACTGGCACGGCTTCGTCGATGCCGTACGCGAGGCCGTCGACCGCCATGAGCGCGGCCTCGACTCCTTGTAG
- a CDS encoding helix-turn-helix domain-containing protein, translated as MHSNDHLPASERFDWYRELVGGSFLSSVVSSEETDDFRASATHLDLGVTQMGVLEYPSLRARRPPGMVRDEDADTYWLFMNTRGRQVLSGGRDDSALGPGQMVLLNAGRPFDARALPSAEGTQTLFVAFARETVPLSRRLLDHLTSARFDTGPEEGSAMASLLGSFMRRLAADPPPCGPQDAVRLGAVLMDLTVAMLAHHGDQERTVPPENRRTPLLYSSHAFIDRHLASRDLSPETVAAAHHISVRHLHRIFREQGVTVSAWIRHRRLERCRRDLVDPACARLTVQAVGARWGFTHASELSRAFSAAYGVPPGEYRRRAAGGARRGGGAAGG; from the coding sequence GTGCACAGCAACGATCACCTGCCGGCCTCCGAGCGCTTCGACTGGTACCGGGAGCTGGTCGGCGGCAGTTTCCTGTCGAGTGTCGTCAGCAGTGAGGAGACCGACGACTTCCGGGCCTCCGCCACCCACCTGGATCTGGGCGTCACGCAGATGGGCGTCCTGGAGTACCCCTCGCTCCGGGCCCGGCGCCCGCCGGGGATGGTGCGCGATGAGGACGCGGACACGTACTGGCTCTTCATGAACACCAGGGGCCGGCAAGTCCTGTCCGGCGGACGGGACGACTCCGCCCTGGGACCCGGCCAGATGGTGCTGCTGAACGCCGGGCGGCCGTTCGACGCCCGGGCCCTCCCCTCCGCGGAGGGGACGCAGACGTTGTTCGTCGCCTTCGCCCGGGAGACGGTGCCACTGTCCCGGCGACTCCTCGACCACCTCACCTCCGCCAGGTTCGACACCGGCCCCGAAGAAGGCAGTGCCATGGCATCCCTGCTGGGATCCTTCATGCGGCGCCTCGCCGCCGACCCGCCCCCGTGCGGCCCGCAGGACGCCGTACGGCTGGGTGCGGTGCTGATGGACCTGACCGTGGCGATGCTGGCGCACCACGGTGACCAGGAGCGGACGGTGCCGCCGGAGAACCGCCGAACGCCCCTGCTGTACAGCTCCCACGCGTTCATCGACCGCCATCTCGCCTCGCGTGACCTCTCCCCGGAAACCGTCGCGGCCGCCCACCACATCTCCGTGCGGCACCTGCACCGGATCTTCCGGGAACAGGGCGTCACCGTGAGTGCGTGGATCCGTCACCGCAGACTGGAGCGCTGCCGCCGTGACCTCGTGGATCCGGCCTGCGCACGTCTGACCGTCCAGGCGGTGGGGGCCCGGTGGGGTTTCACCCACGCCTCGGAACTGAGCAGGGCCTTCAGCGCCGCGTACGGGGTACCCCCGGGCGAATACCGGAGACGGGCGGCCGGGGGCGCCCGGCGCGGGGGAGGCGCGGCCGGCGGGTGA
- a CDS encoding thiazolylpeptide-type bacteriocin: MEKNLSTLADEILELEAETFEISDYSDASEVVLAGSTSTSSTSTCSSTTSTTSCSA; encoded by the coding sequence ATGGAGAAGAACCTCAGCACCCTCGCCGACGAGATCCTCGAGCTCGAGGCCGAGACCTTCGAGATCTCCGACTACTCGGACGCCAGCGAGGTCGTGCTGGCCGGTTCGACCAGCACCAGCTCGACCTCGACCTGCAGCTCCACCACCAGCACCACCTCCTGCTCCGCCTGA
- a CDS encoding DUF397 domain-containing protein gives MTDVPPSEWIKSSYSGNGGTCVEWAPARAAATGAVPVRDSKVPGGPVLTVPAGAFASFVAGVKTGEFGSV, from the coding sequence ATGACCGACGTTCCCCCTTCCGAGTGGATCAAGTCCTCCTACAGCGGCAACGGCGGAACCTGTGTCGAGTGGGCCCCGGCGCGTGCGGCTGCCACCGGCGCTGTCCCGGTCCGTGACTCGAAGGTCCCCGGCGGCCCGGTGCTGACCGTCCCCGCCGGCGCGTTCGCTTCCTTCGTCGCCGGGGTCAAGACCGGCGAGTTCGGCTCCGTCTGA
- a CDS encoding helix-turn-helix domain-containing protein → MVNRKELNPEASPQAAFGARLRRFREAQGWTQDDLAVRVDYSGRHISAIETGRKPPTLRFSRSLDTVLGLSGTADAFERTWSELRNGSLLEGFPEYLGQEARAAEVRFFEVGVIPGLLQTTEYAAVLEEQRVRWGAITPEQASERVEALVERQAALVRRVPPVVIAVLDESCVRRPIGGAGVMDRQLAHLIEFAEQPNTMLQLAPYTMGERRPFNRSVNLLTLSDRSVISYVESETQGSLDRELPSVLPLVRAYHQLQAESLSQAASVAMINEVRKGTP, encoded by the coding sequence TTGGTCAACCGCAAGGAGCTGAACCCCGAGGCGAGCCCGCAAGCAGCGTTCGGGGCACGCCTTCGTCGTTTCCGTGAAGCGCAGGGCTGGACCCAGGACGACCTGGCTGTCCGGGTCGATTACTCGGGCAGGCACATCTCAGCCATCGAAACTGGTCGTAAGCCGCCGACTCTCCGCTTTTCGAGGAGTCTGGACACGGTGCTGGGCCTCTCGGGCACGGCGGACGCGTTCGAACGGACCTGGAGCGAGCTCCGCAACGGCAGTCTGCTGGAAGGGTTCCCGGAGTACCTGGGACAGGAAGCACGGGCGGCGGAGGTCCGGTTCTTCGAGGTGGGCGTGATCCCGGGTCTGCTCCAGACGACCGAGTACGCGGCTGTGCTGGAGGAGCAACGGGTGAGATGGGGCGCGATCACCCCGGAACAGGCTTCCGAACGGGTCGAGGCGTTGGTGGAGCGGCAGGCGGCTCTCGTGCGTCGCGTGCCGCCCGTGGTGATCGCCGTGCTGGACGAGAGCTGCGTACGCCGGCCCATCGGGGGAGCCGGGGTCATGGACCGCCAGCTGGCCCACCTGATCGAGTTCGCTGAACAGCCGAACACCATGCTTCAGCTGGCTCCCTACACCATGGGGGAACGCCGGCCGTTCAATCGCTCGGTCAATCTGTTGACCCTGTCCGATCGTTCCGTGATCTCCTATGTGGAGTCGGAGACGCAGGGGAGCCTGGACCGTGAACTCCCCTCCGTGCTACCGCTGGTGAGGGCCTACCATCAACTACAGGCCGAATCGCTGTCCCAGGCGGCATCCGTGGCCATGATCAATGAGGTACGAAAGGGCACCCCGTGA
- a CDS encoding amidohydrolase, translated as MPPAPPPSPGPSSPARPPKEVHPALSPALAQQAVRPALTLYLDAHRHPETAGQEARTAALFAGRLAAAGLDVTRGTGGHGVVGVLRNGDGPRVYLRAELDALPLEERTGLPYASTNGAMHACGHDLHLAAAAGTADLLARTTAHWRGTLVVLGQPAEETLTGARAMLEDGLYERFGRPSAVLAQHAAPLPAGLIAHGGPHAPVTAASAALTVLVHGRGGHAATPHLTVDPVVTAAALIGRLQTVVAREAAPAEQLTLTVGTLRAGTAVNVVPDTAELGIGLRALTDATLDRALAAVDRIVRAECAASACPRDPDLTVLSRSPALHCDPAATEAVRAAHTALYGRRRVTTWPPSLAAEDFPLYGDAGRELHGEPGIPLVYWMLGTASPRQWADTRGTGIPPNHSPHFAPAVRTALPAAITALTAAALERLAAGTGAAAVRRGRA; from the coding sequence GTGCCCCCCGCGCCCCCGCCCAGCCCCGGCCCTTCTTCCCCCGCCCGCCCCCCGAAGGAGGTCCACCCCGCCCTGTCCCCGGCCCTCGCCCAGCAGGCGGTCCGGCCCGCCCTCACCCTCTACCTGGACGCCCACCGCCACCCGGAGACGGCCGGGCAGGAAGCCCGTACCGCGGCCCTGTTCGCCGGCCGGCTCGCCGCCGCCGGCCTCGACGTCACCCGCGGCACCGGCGGCCACGGTGTGGTCGGCGTACTCCGCAACGGCGACGGCCCACGCGTCTACCTGCGCGCCGAACTCGACGCCCTGCCGCTGGAGGAGCGGACCGGCCTCCCGTACGCGAGCACCAACGGGGCCATGCACGCCTGCGGCCACGACCTCCACCTGGCGGCGGCCGCCGGCACGGCGGACCTGCTGGCCCGCACCACCGCCCACTGGCGCGGCACCCTCGTCGTCCTGGGCCAGCCCGCCGAGGAGACCCTGACAGGAGCCCGCGCCATGCTGGAGGACGGCCTGTACGAGCGTTTCGGCAGACCGTCCGCCGTCCTCGCCCAGCACGCCGCGCCCCTGCCCGCCGGCCTGATCGCGCACGGCGGCCCCCACGCCCCGGTCACCGCCGCGAGCGCCGCCCTCACCGTCCTCGTCCACGGCCGCGGCGGCCACGCCGCGACCCCGCACCTCACCGTGGACCCCGTGGTCACGGCGGCGGCGCTGATCGGACGGCTCCAGACCGTGGTCGCCCGCGAAGCCGCCCCCGCCGAACAGCTCACCCTCACCGTGGGGACCCTGCGCGCCGGAACGGCCGTCAACGTCGTCCCGGACACCGCCGAACTGGGCATCGGCCTCCGCGCCCTCACCGACGCCACCCTGGACCGGGCACTGGCGGCGGTGGACCGCATCGTCCGGGCCGAGTGCGCCGCCTCGGCCTGCCCCCGCGACCCGGACCTCACCGTGCTCTCCCGTTCCCCGGCCCTGCACTGCGACCCGGCCGCGACCGAGGCGGTCCGCGCCGCCCACACCGCCCTGTACGGCCGGCGACGCGTCACCACCTGGCCCCCGTCCCTGGCCGCCGAGGACTTCCCCCTCTACGGCGACGCGGGCCGGGAACTCCACGGCGAGCCCGGAATCCCCCTGGTCTACTGGATGCTGGGCACCGCGAGCCCCCGGCAGTGGGCGGACACCCGCGGCACGGGCATCCCCCCGAACCACTCCCCGCACTTCGCCCCCGCCGTCCGCACCGCCCTCCCCGCCGCGATCACCGCCCTCACGGCGGCGGCGCTGGAGAGGCTGGCGGCGGGGACCGGGGCGGCCGCCGTCCGACGCGGCCGTGCATGA
- a CDS encoding GNAT family N-acetyltransferase, with amino-acid sequence MFIAEENAFDPEEMLSLYASVGWEGYTKDIGKLCRGLLNSHLVITARDGSGTLLGLARTISDDEHICYVQDVVVNPRYHRQGIGRALIEDLMPRYSHCRFFLLSTDHESAPEGKRNHAFYRSLGFLSYEEKEMAGFGLPRNRPDLRDMAP; translated from the coding sequence GTGTTCATAGCAGAAGAAAATGCTTTCGATCCTGAGGAGATGCTCAGCCTCTACGCATCGGTCGGCTGGGAGGGCTACACCAAGGACATCGGCAAACTCTGCCGCGGCCTGCTGAACTCGCATCTCGTCATCACCGCACGGGACGGTTCAGGAACGCTCCTCGGACTGGCCCGCACCATCTCCGACGACGAACACATCTGCTACGTCCAGGATGTCGTGGTCAATCCCAGGTATCACAGGCAGGGCATAGGCCGGGCCCTGATCGAGGACCTCATGCCGCGCTACTCGCACTGCCGCTTCTTCCTCCTGTCCACGGACCACGAGTCGGCACCGGAGGGCAAGCGCAACCACGCGTTCTACCGGAGTCTGGGCTTCCTGTCCTACGAGGAAAAAGAGATGGCGGGATTCGGCCTGCCCAGGAACCGCCCGGACCTGCGCGACATGGCACCGTAG
- a CDS encoding IS5 family transposase (programmed frameshift), translating into MGRGTWSWIVPDGLWEIAEPLIPPSRVRPQGGGTQDTPDETLFAAIIYVLVSGCAWRALPPCSGISKSTAHRRFLIWSRAGVWGRLHEEIPHRLDDAGLLDLSRAVLDSAHVRAKKGGELTGPSPVDRGKPGSKMHVLSDANGLPLLVGLTAANTHDSLALKPMIEGHQTRHDPHRGRYFKPRRLHADKAYDVPHLRKWLWGKHIGVRIARKGVESSERPGRRRRVIERTMSWLTGYRRLNHRYERHPRNYLAFLGLAAALCCHKRLLRLTT; encoded by the exons ATGGGGCGGGGTACGTGGAGTTGGATTGTTCCGGACGGGCTGTGGGAGATCGCGGAGCCGCTGATCCCGCCGTCGAGGGTGAGGCCGCAGGGCGGCGGGACGCAGGACACGCCTGATGAGACGCTGTTCGCCGCGATCATCTACGTCCTGGTCAGCGGATGCGCCTGGCGGGCCCTGCCGCCGTGCTCCGGGATATCGAAGTCGACGGCCCACCGCAGATTCCTCATCTGGTCGAGAGCCGGTGTCTGGGGACGGCTCCACGAGGAGATCCCGCACCGCCTGGACGACGCCGGCCTCCTCGACCTCTCCCGGGCAGTCCTCGACTCCGCCCACGTGAGGGCTA AAAAAGGGGGCGAACTCACAGGTCCGAGCCCCGTGGACAGGGGCAAGCCGGGCTCCAAGATGCACGTCCTGTCGGACGCGAACGGACTGCCCCTCCTCGTCGGCCTCACCGCGGCGAACACCCACGACAGCCTCGCCCTGAAGCCCATGATCGAGGGCCACCAAACGAGACACGACCCCCACCGCGGACGCTACTTCAAGCCCCGGCGTCTGCATGCGGACAAAGCGTACGACGTCCCTCACCTGCGGAAATGGCTATGGGGCAAGCACATCGGGGTCCGCATCGCCCGCAAGGGAGTCGAGTCCAGCGAACGGCCAGGACGCCGCAGACGGGTCATCGAGCGCACCATGTCCTGGCTGACCGGCTACCGCCGCCTCAACCACCGCTACGAACGCCACCCCCGCAACTACCTGGCCTTCCTCGGCCTCGCCGCAGCACTCTGCTGCCACAAACGACTCCTCCGACTCACCACATAG
- a CDS encoding DinB family protein: MTRIDDTPPAWDERTQLTTFLDYARETARAKCAGVSAENARRALLPGSPLMTMSGVINHLRWVEYHWFQVVFLGEEDQGPWTDEDPDREMRIAVDFPLTQLLDEYAEQSARYRELVAGNDLDERAEGTIRDGLHVDLRWILLHLTEETARHNGHLDILRELLDGTTGG; encoded by the coding sequence ATGACCAGAATCGATGACACACCGCCCGCGTGGGACGAGCGCACCCAGCTCACCACGTTTCTCGACTACGCGCGGGAGACCGCCCGCGCCAAGTGCGCCGGTGTCTCCGCGGAGAACGCCCGCAGGGCGCTCCTGCCGGGCTCGCCGCTGATGACAATGAGCGGAGTGATCAACCACCTGCGCTGGGTCGAGTACCACTGGTTCCAGGTGGTTTTCCTCGGCGAGGAAGACCAAGGCCCCTGGACCGATGAGGACCCCGACCGCGAGATGCGTATCGCCGTCGACTTCCCGCTCACGCAGTTGCTCGACGAGTACGCCGAACAGAGCGCCCGCTACCGCGAACTGGTCGCCGGGAACGACCTGGACGAGCGGGCCGAGGGAACCATCCGCGACGGTCTGCACGTCGACCTGCGCTGGATCCTCCTCCACCTCACCGAGGAGACGGCCCGCCACAACGGCCACCTGGACATCCTGCGCGAGCTGCTCGACGGCACGACCGGCGGCTGA
- a CDS encoding flavin monoamine oxidase family protein: MRSSPLRVGIIGGGLAGLVSAYELQRRGVDAVVYERAERPGGRVRTHRFWDGTYADVGAMRIPGNHECVLHYVQKFGLRTRPFINLNPEGYYHLRGRRVRLSQAQQLYSAYGLDIADHGEPRAWLDRVLSTAWDGLTPAQQTSVLEGHWQDAALDELMSTSLWQFARRKFSEEAWDLLGHTSGLVHYEHASLLEVLVDYFGLFHAAPLEIVGGMDTLIREFVRRLRPGTLRLSTRIDAVHLSSGAARISGRSIGRPVDESHDAVVACVPLTTLDQIAITPELPHRQAQAVRSLTYASSTKTLVHLRRRSWEINDGIYGGGSFTDLPIQQCWYPSDNARTVPVAGVPSPHRLTARSRELSHEPGVLTGAYLWGPHARRFTALARADRDRVVMRSLEQLHPGICDDIDDILHWDWDDQPGMSGGSFAYLAPGEHTRYLDSLATPHPVSDPRLFFAGEHLSAAHAWMQGAAQSALRAVSHLLDRLPATVRERDTNGGTEDLIRQGATT; the protein is encoded by the coding sequence GTGCGGTCTTCCCCCCTGCGTGTCGGAATCATCGGCGGCGGGCTGGCGGGGCTGGTTTCCGCCTATGAACTCCAGCGGCGCGGGGTGGACGCCGTGGTCTATGAACGGGCTGAACGCCCCGGTGGGCGGGTGCGTACACACCGGTTCTGGGACGGCACCTACGCCGATGTGGGCGCTATGCGTATCCCGGGGAATCACGAATGCGTCCTGCACTACGTACAGAAGTTCGGGTTGCGGACCCGTCCCTTCATCAACCTGAATCCGGAAGGGTATTACCATCTGCGCGGCAGACGGGTGCGTTTGAGTCAAGCCCAGCAACTGTATTCGGCCTACGGTCTCGACATCGCCGACCACGGCGAACCGAGAGCGTGGCTGGACCGTGTACTGAGTACCGCGTGGGACGGCCTCACCCCCGCACAGCAGACCAGCGTCCTGGAAGGCCACTGGCAGGACGCGGCCCTGGACGAGCTGATGTCGACCTCCCTGTGGCAGTTCGCCCGCCGGAAATTCTCCGAGGAGGCCTGGGACCTGCTCGGGCACACCAGCGGACTGGTGCACTATGAGCACGCCTCCCTCCTCGAAGTGCTCGTCGACTACTTCGGTCTCTTCCACGCCGCGCCCCTTGAGATCGTCGGCGGGATGGACACCCTGATCCGTGAGTTCGTACGGCGCCTGAGACCGGGAACGCTTCGCCTGTCCACGCGGATCGACGCCGTACACCTGTCCTCCGGCGCGGCGCGGATCAGCGGCCGGTCCATAGGGCGGCCTGTCGACGAGTCGCACGACGCCGTGGTGGCCTGCGTCCCGCTGACCACTCTCGACCAGATCGCCATCACCCCGGAGCTGCCCCACCGGCAAGCACAAGCGGTCCGCAGTCTCACCTATGCGAGCAGCACCAAGACCCTGGTGCACCTCCGCCGGCGAAGCTGGGAGATCAACGACGGCATCTACGGCGGAGGGAGTTTCACCGATCTCCCGATCCAGCAGTGCTGGTACCCGTCGGACAACGCCCGTACCGTTCCCGTAGCCGGTGTGCCCTCACCCCACCGGCTGACCGCCCGGAGCCGTGAACTGTCACACGAGCCAGGAGTGCTTACGGGCGCCTACCTCTGGGGCCCGCACGCAAGGCGCTTCACCGCGCTGGCGCGGGCGGACCGCGACCGGGTCGTGATGCGGAGTCTGGAACAGCTGCATCCGGGCATCTGCGACGACATCGACGACATCCTGCACTGGGACTGGGACGACCAGCCCGGAATGAGCGGGGGGTCTTTCGCCTACCTCGCTCCAGGAGAGCACACGAGATACCTCGACAGCCTTGCGACGCCGCATCCGGTGAGCGACCCCCGCCTCTTCTTCGCGGGCGAGCACCTCTCGGCCGCCCACGCGTGGATGCAAGGGGCCGCCCAGTCCGCCCTCCGGGCCGTCAGCCACTTACTGGACCGCCTGCCCGCCACCGTGCGGGAGCGGGACACGAACGGCGGGACGGAAGACCTCATCAGGCAAGGAGCTACGACATGA